A stretch of the Halomonas sp. BDJS001 genome encodes the following:
- the aroQ gene encoding type II 3-dehydroquinate dehydratase, which produces MSQGKVLVLHGPNLNLLGARQPEIYGYETLEDVNNALREKAVMADWELNCLQSNHEGALIDAIHAARLDGTQAIIINPAAYTHTSVAILDALNAFEGKVIEVHISNVHKRESFRHHSYVSLRADGVIAGLGTQGYQAALEAIMKACRVA; this is translated from the coding sequence ATGAGCCAAGGTAAAGTGTTAGTGCTGCATGGGCCTAATTTGAATCTGCTCGGTGCCCGCCAGCCGGAAATTTATGGCTATGAGACCCTTGAAGACGTCAATAACGCGTTACGTGAAAAAGCCGTCATGGCTGACTGGGAGCTTAACTGCCTGCAGAGCAACCACGAAGGCGCGCTGATTGATGCTATTCATGCGGCAAGGCTTGATGGTACCCAGGCAATTATTATCAACCCAGCCGCCTATACCCACACCTCAGTAGCGATTCTCGATGCGCTTAACGCCTTTGAGGGCAAGGTGATCGAAGTACATATCTCTAACGTGCACAAGCGTGAAAGCTTTCGCCACCACTCCTATGTATCGCTACGTGCTGATGGCGTCATTGCCGGGCTGGGCACACAGGGTTATCAGGCTGCGCTGGAAGCGATTATGAAAGCTTGCCGTGTTGCCTAA
- a CDS encoding shikimate dehydrogenase family protein encodes MKLGLIGKAIMNSSSPDLHVRLGQLTGIPTTYDLFDANEQPIESLAKQVDKVIAAGYRGVNVTFPWKETAAGLATRPSVGAKMVGAANTLVFENGEIIAENTDFTGFMSGFRATLGERKPGRVLLMGTGGVGKAVAFGLGQLGANEVVLMDLDDAKSRQLAKELQQQGFTASSITAAQLAATVPHCDGLVNCTPIGHEKSPGCPLPAELVQAHHWVFDAVYVPAVTEFISAAKHAGAAVVSGVSLFVYQGVDAFKLFCEDEAKREVADQQSTTLFAHYRRELLKETDE; translated from the coding sequence ATGAAACTTGGCTTGATCGGTAAAGCGATTATGAACTCCAGCTCGCCGGACTTGCATGTTCGGCTGGGGCAGCTCACCGGCATACCTACTACTTACGATCTGTTTGATGCCAACGAGCAACCGATTGAGTCACTGGCAAAACAGGTAGATAAAGTCATCGCCGCAGGCTATCGCGGGGTTAATGTGACGTTTCCCTGGAAAGAGACCGCCGCTGGGCTGGCCACCCGTCCCTCCGTTGGCGCCAAAATGGTGGGCGCTGCCAATACACTGGTGTTTGAAAACGGCGAAATCATCGCGGAGAACACCGACTTTACCGGCTTTATGAGTGGCTTTCGTGCCACCTTAGGTGAGCGCAAACCGGGCCGCGTACTGTTGATGGGCACCGGCGGCGTCGGCAAAGCCGTTGCCTTTGGTCTAGGGCAGCTGGGCGCAAATGAGGTCGTACTGATGGATTTGGATGACGCCAAGTCGCGCCAGCTGGCCAAGGAGCTACAGCAACAAGGTTTCACCGCTTCGTCCATTACCGCCGCGCAGTTGGCTGCTACCGTGCCCCACTGCGATGGGCTAGTAAACTGTACACCGATTGGGCATGAAAAAAGCCCCGGCTGCCCGCTGCCTGCGGAGCTGGTGCAGGCGCACCACTGGGTTTTTGATGCTGTGTACGTCCCCGCTGTCACTGAGTTTATTTCCGCGGCAAAGCACGCGGGCGCTGCAGTGGTTAGCGGTGTCAGCCTGTTTGTGTATCAAGGCGTCGACGCCTTTAAGCTGTTCTGTGAAGATGAAGCTAAACGCGAGGTGGCTGACCAACAGTCAACCACGCTATTTGCCCACTACCGTCGAGAACTACTGAAGGAAACTGACGAATGA
- a CDS encoding bifunctional sugar phosphate isomerase/epimerase/4-hydroxyphenylpyruvate dioxygenase family protein, with the protein MRAIATVCLSGDLRTKLEAISRAGFDGVEIFENDLLSFDGSPQEVCALCERLGLTIVAFQPFRDFEAMPEPQRSRNLKRAERKFELMEQLGTDFLLVCSNVSPQAVDDMDRVVADLRELAELAAKRNIRVGFEALAWGRHISDYRDAWEAVRRVDHPNLGIVLDSFHILSRGHDLSTIGKIPKQKIFFVQVADAPLLDMDVLQWSRHFRCFPGQGRLPLKAFMAELAKTGYDGPLSLEIFSDAFRAAPTEITALDGLRSLILLENLIEDGPWASPIPPAPSYNGIHFIEFTLDEESAAPLGEFIDALGFRHVGRHRSKNVELWKQGEIHLVLNFETDSFAHTFRLLHGTSVCAVGFRVNDVERGLARAKAFKAQTFRGQVGEGEMEISALRGIEGSLVYLVDDQAAEDLQWRTDFELFDQESRNEAGLTRVDHLSYVLPATQLLSWQLFHRTVFGFNAATENEIIDPRGMMISQAVISPEQSIRIPLTVSQAQDTQPGRFLSEFRGGVQQIAFESHDIFATVDEFQVRGLPLLKIPQNYYDDLEARYGLEDELLEAMRKRNILFDRNDEGDFFHAYTETFSGRFFFEIVERRGAYQQFGAANAGIRLAAQAAQR; encoded by the coding sequence ATGCGCGCAATTGCCACTGTTTGTCTAAGCGGAGATCTGCGGACTAAGCTGGAAGCCATTTCCCGTGCCGGTTTTGATGGCGTAGAAATATTTGAAAATGATCTGCTCTCCTTCGATGGCTCGCCGCAAGAGGTTTGCGCGCTGTGTGAACGTCTGGGGCTTACTATCGTCGCGTTTCAACCGTTTCGCGATTTTGAGGCGATGCCAGAGCCACAGCGCAGCCGCAATCTAAAGCGCGCCGAACGTAAGTTCGAACTAATGGAGCAGCTCGGCACGGATTTTCTATTGGTGTGTAGCAACGTTTCGCCGCAGGCAGTAGACGATATGGATCGCGTAGTGGCCGATTTGCGTGAGCTTGCTGAACTGGCAGCAAAGCGTAATATTCGGGTGGGGTTTGAAGCGTTGGCCTGGGGGCGCCACATCTCGGACTACCGCGATGCGTGGGAAGCCGTGCGCCGCGTTGATCACCCTAATTTGGGCATAGTGCTAGATAGCTTTCATATTTTATCGCGTGGGCATGACCTCTCTACCATCGGCAAAATCCCTAAACAAAAAATCTTCTTCGTCCAGGTGGCAGATGCACCGCTACTGGATATGGATGTGCTTCAGTGGAGCCGTCACTTCCGCTGCTTCCCTGGGCAAGGTCGCCTACCGCTGAAAGCCTTTATGGCTGAACTCGCCAAAACCGGTTACGACGGCCCGCTGTCGCTGGAAATTTTTAGCGACGCCTTCCGCGCCGCGCCAACTGAAATCACCGCCCTGGATGGTCTTCGCTCGCTCATTCTGCTCGAAAATCTTATTGAGGATGGCCCCTGGGCAAGCCCTATTCCCCCGGCGCCCAGCTACAACGGCATCCATTTTATTGAGTTTACCCTCGACGAAGAGAGCGCCGCGCCGCTCGGCGAATTTATTGATGCACTGGGCTTTCGTCATGTAGGCCGCCATCGCTCCAAAAATGTCGAGCTCTGGAAACAGGGTGAGATTCATCTGGTGCTCAATTTTGAAACGGACAGCTTTGCCCATACTTTCCGGCTGCTTCACGGCACCTCGGTGTGTGCGGTGGGTTTCCGTGTTAATGATGTTGAACGCGGGCTTGCCCGTGCAAAAGCGTTCAAAGCACAGACATTCCGTGGCCAGGTGGGCGAAGGCGAGATGGAAATCTCAGCGCTTCGGGGTATAGAAGGCAGCCTTGTTTACCTGGTGGATGATCAAGCGGCTGAGGACTTGCAGTGGCGAACCGATTTTGAACTGTTTGACCAAGAAAGCCGCAATGAGGCCGGACTCACCCGGGTTGATCATCTCTCTTACGTACTCCCCGCTACGCAGCTACTCAGTTGGCAACTTTTTCACCGCACCGTATTTGGGTTTAATGCGGCTACAGAGAACGAGATTATCGACCCTCGGGGTATGATGATCAGCCAAGCGGTTATCAGTCCTGAGCAGAGTATTCGTATCCCGTTGACGGTTTCGCAGGCCCAGGATACCCAGCCAGGGCGTTTTCTGAGCGAGTTTCGCGGTGGCGTGCAGCAGATCGCCTTTGAAAGCCACGATATCTTCGCCACGGTGGATGAGTTCCAAGTGCGCGGCTTGCCGCTGCTGAAAATTCCGCAGAATTACTACGACGATCTTGAAGCACGCTACGGGCTGGAAGATGAGCTGTTAGAGGCGATGCGTAAGCGCAATATTCTGTTTGATCGCAACGATGAGGGTGACTTCTTCCACGCCTATACCGAAACGTTCTCGGGCCGATTCTTTTTCGAAATCGTTGAGCGGCGTGGAGCCTATCAGCAGTTTGGTGCCGCCAACGCGGGCATCCGCCTGGCCGCTCAAGCCGCCCAGCGCTAA
- a CDS encoding tripartite tricarboxylate transporter substrate binding protein: MTKPLFTQLAIAIGSLAVAGGVLADYPDRNIQGTIQWGAGGATDNVVRSLTPHVEEVLDTTIVLTNRPGGTGVIGMNHVMRQRPDGYNLLFGAENPQLYPLMGLADFTYDDMYPINIIGQGRVVIATHPNSPFDTFAELLEYAHENPDELKMGGTGAGGLPSTIHAMINSVDDLNVRTVTFGGDGPGVTALLGEHIDFMPLSLSAVAEQIRAGRLKGLAVLGSEELEDLPDVPPITDAIPELDSFLPWGPFWGVFVREDTPDDVKATLEDAYEQAVASDGFQEFLTNFGGESLNLNGEEAQQYLDNWQSVTAWSMFEAGAVEKSPEELGIPRP; this comes from the coding sequence ATGACTAAGCCACTTTTCACCCAGTTGGCTATCGCTATCGGCTCTTTGGCAGTCGCGGGGGGCGTCCTCGCCGATTATCCTGACCGTAACATTCAAGGTACCATCCAGTGGGGAGCCGGGGGCGCCACCGACAACGTCGTACGCAGCCTGACGCCCCACGTGGAAGAGGTTCTGGATACCACTATTGTTCTCACCAACCGTCCAGGGGGTACTGGCGTTATTGGCATGAACCATGTTATGCGCCAGCGCCCTGACGGCTATAACCTACTGTTTGGTGCAGAGAATCCCCAGCTATACCCACTAATGGGCTTAGCCGATTTCACCTACGATGATATGTACCCTATCAATATTATCGGCCAAGGCCGTGTTGTCATTGCCACTCACCCTAATAGCCCATTCGATACATTCGCGGAGCTACTTGAGTACGCCCACGAGAACCCCGACGAACTCAAAATGGGTGGTACCGGTGCCGGTGGCTTGCCTAGTACAATTCACGCAATGATCAACTCTGTCGACGATCTTAATGTTCGCACAGTGACCTTCGGCGGAGATGGCCCTGGCGTTACGGCACTGCTGGGTGAACATATCGACTTTATGCCGCTAAGCCTTTCCGCGGTAGCCGAACAGATCCGTGCAGGCCGACTGAAGGGTCTTGCCGTACTGGGTAGCGAAGAGTTGGAAGACCTGCCGGATGTTCCACCGATCACCGATGCTATCCCAGAGCTTGATTCATTCTTACCTTGGGGCCCGTTCTGGGGTGTCTTTGTGCGTGAAGATACACCCGATGACGTAAAGGCCACTCTGGAAGATGCATACGAGCAAGCAGTTGCCAGTGATGGTTTCCAAGAGTTCTTAACTAATTTTGGTGGCGAATCACTCAACCTTAACGGCGAAGAAGCGCAGCAATACTTGGATAACTGGCAGTCCGTCACCGCGTGGTCAATGTTTGAAGCGGGTGCGGTCGAAAAATCTCCAGAAGAGTTAGGCATTCCACGCCCCTAA
- a CDS encoding tripartite tricarboxylate transporter TctB family protein yields MTKKIERVRAGEKVFDWLLLLFSVGVLYEAYRIDNGVQLNSAGSFPVGLALIMLASSIAILFSHRRKQRDPQIRSAGQEFKVFLHEHFKTHIVVFSIVSMLYLVAIVWTSFYVSTFIFLAAMFIYYRQGKIISSLVIASLAIAVIYVLFTIVFRVYLP; encoded by the coding sequence ATGACTAAAAAAATTGAGCGCGTTCGGGCGGGAGAAAAGGTATTTGACTGGCTGCTTCTGCTCTTTAGTGTCGGTGTTCTCTACGAGGCTTATCGTATCGATAATGGAGTGCAGCTGAACTCCGCTGGCTCATTTCCTGTCGGGCTCGCCTTGATAATGCTTGCCTCCTCAATAGCGATTCTTTTCAGCCATCGGCGCAAGCAACGAGACCCACAAATCCGTAGCGCAGGCCAAGAGTTTAAAGTGTTTTTACATGAGCATTTTAAAACGCATATTGTGGTGTTCTCGATAGTATCGATGCTCTATTTAGTAGCTATCGTATGGACAAGCTTCTATGTAAGCACCTTTATCTTTTTAGCCGCTATGTTCATTTATTATCGTCAAGGAAAAATCATTAGTTCTTTAGTGATTGCTTCACTTGCCATTGCGGTAATTTATGTACTTTTCACGATAGTGTTTCGTGTCTATCTTCCTTGA
- a CDS encoding tripartite tricarboxylate transporter permease, giving the protein MSDTFSYLLMAWLDPGLLGLTALGVIAGIYIGAIPGLSVTMAVSILISFTFSWDINNALALMVGIYVGGVYGGSRTAILLNIPGAPSAVTTAFDGYPLAQKGEAGKAIGLSTVMSVIGGLIGVAVLAATAPHLADLALKFAPRDYFLIAIMGLLLVSSLSGKSLARGIFSVALGATIGLVGMDMVTAQPRLTMGSMELLGGIHYVVVMIGLFGVAEAFYQLHNMAKVPVKQNVDKIIPPLNMVLKFLPLSLRTSIIGVVVGALPGTGGDIASLFAYDHAKRTVKNPEVPFGEGAYEGLVAPETANNAAVGGAYVPMLTLGMPGDAVTAVIIGALVIHGLNPGPMLMIETPYIFWFTVGNLALANIFLLIFGLTGIKVFSKIVEVPKAIMIPLILVLCVVGTYSLNSSMTEVYWMLGFGILGYWLKMFGFQMGPIILGVILGPLLDESYRQAMSSVGDSSTHFLLALVTNPLSLVLTSVIMLVLLGNTPLKSWLYSRFKRS; this is encoded by the coding sequence ATGAGTGATACCTTCTCCTATCTGCTCATGGCTTGGCTTGATCCAGGTCTATTGGGCTTAACTGCCCTTGGCGTTATCGCCGGTATTTACATCGGCGCTATTCCCGGCCTCTCGGTTACAATGGCCGTCTCTATTCTGATTTCATTTACGTTTTCTTGGGACATTAATAACGCGCTAGCGCTGATGGTGGGTATTTATGTCGGCGGCGTTTACGGCGGTTCGCGCACGGCCATTCTACTCAATATTCCTGGAGCCCCATCAGCCGTCACCACCGCCTTTGACGGCTACCCGTTAGCGCAAAAAGGTGAAGCGGGTAAGGCGATTGGTCTGAGTACTGTAATGTCGGTGATCGGTGGCTTGATCGGTGTTGCGGTACTCGCTGCTACGGCCCCGCACCTTGCCGATCTTGCACTTAAATTTGCCCCCCGCGACTACTTTTTAATCGCCATCATGGGTTTGCTATTGGTCAGCTCGCTATCGGGTAAATCGCTTGCACGCGGTATTTTCTCTGTCGCTCTGGGTGCCACCATTGGGTTGGTCGGTATGGACATGGTAACCGCCCAGCCACGCCTCACCATGGGCAGTATGGAACTGCTGGGCGGGATTCATTACGTGGTGGTTATGATTGGCCTGTTTGGTGTCGCGGAAGCGTTTTACCAGCTACATAATATGGCCAAAGTGCCCGTTAAACAGAACGTCGATAAGATCATTCCGCCCCTCAACATGGTGCTCAAGTTCTTACCGCTCTCTTTACGCACGTCTATTATCGGCGTTGTGGTTGGCGCACTCCCCGGTACTGGTGGCGATATTGCGTCACTGTTTGCCTATGATCATGCCAAGCGCACCGTTAAAAACCCTGAAGTGCCTTTTGGCGAAGGCGCGTATGAAGGGCTTGTAGCGCCTGAAACCGCCAATAACGCCGCAGTGGGTGGCGCTTACGTACCTATGCTGACCCTTGGCATGCCGGGTGATGCGGTCACTGCCGTTATTATCGGTGCACTAGTCATTCATGGCCTGAATCCAGGTCCGATGCTGATGATCGAAACACCCTATATCTTTTGGTTTACGGTTGGCAATTTAGCATTGGCCAATATTTTCCTGCTTATCTTTGGGCTAACCGGTATTAAGGTTTTTTCAAAGATTGTTGAAGTGCCTAAAGCCATTATGATCCCACTGATATTGGTGCTGTGCGTGGTAGGCACCTACTCGCTTAACAGCAGCATGACAGAAGTTTATTGGATGCTAGGCTTTGGCATTTTGGGCTACTGGTTGAAGATGTTTGGCTTTCAGATGGGACCGATTATTCTCGGCGTCATTCTTGGCCCGCTGCTGGATGAGTCTTACCGACAGGCCATGTCATCGGTCGGTGACAGCAGTACGCACTTCCTGCTCGCACTGGTGACCAATCCACTTTCATTAGTGCTGACCTCGGTGATCATGCTGGTTTTACTGGGCAATACTCCCCTCAAAAGTTGGTTATATTCACGCTTCAAACGTAGCTAA
- a CDS encoding HAD family hydrolase encodes MSDDNTIPSYALVFDFDGVVLDSATLKRQAFADVYRQAPEAQYRAVVAYLSRRGGQPREVKFRHIEEHILGKRASDARIQELCRQFKDSVEERLLAAPPIPGALEFLSDWHHLRSLYLLSATPEQELKAIVEQRQLALYFKEVVGAPPDKATGLRNLISRHQLAAKATVMIGDSYNDYRAARSNGTLFVGVTANPAQSPFPNDVVTIKDLCTLVQALNLL; translated from the coding sequence GTGAGTGATGACAATACGATCCCTTCTTATGCATTGGTATTTGACTTCGATGGTGTTGTTCTCGACTCAGCAACCCTAAAGCGCCAGGCATTTGCCGATGTTTATCGTCAAGCGCCAGAAGCCCAGTACCGCGCCGTCGTGGCCTACCTTAGCCGTCGCGGCGGCCAGCCTAGAGAGGTCAAGTTTCGCCATATTGAAGAGCACATCCTGGGCAAACGAGCCAGTGATGCGCGTATTCAGGAGCTTTGTCGGCAATTTAAGGATAGTGTCGAAGAGCGCTTGCTCGCCGCACCGCCGATTCCTGGAGCACTAGAATTTTTAAGTGATTGGCACCACCTGCGGTCGCTATATCTGCTCTCTGCCACACCTGAACAGGAACTCAAGGCCATTGTGGAACAGCGTCAATTGGCGCTTTACTTCAAAGAGGTAGTGGGCGCGCCCCCGGATAAAGCCACGGGCTTACGCAACTTAATCAGCAGACACCAGCTAGCAGCAAAAGCCACCGTGATGATTGGCGATTCGTATAATGACTATCGCGCCGCACGCTCAAATGGAACACTTTTTGTTGGTGTAACGGCGAATCCCGCTCAGTCTCCCTTCCCAAACGATGTTGTCACGATTAAAGACCTATGCACATTGGTTCAAGCTCTCAACCTACTATAG